AACCACATTGGCCAACGTGAGCGGCCCGAAGAGAAGGCGGCGGCCGGTTTCTTCCAGCAGAATCCCCTGGAGGACGCCGCGAAAGAAAACTTCTTCACAAAGCGGCTGCCACAGGACGATCGACAGCACAACCAGCGAGTCGCTGCCGGTCCCTCTCTGCGGCGAGACGGCGCCGGCAACGGACAGGACGATCCAATATCCGATCGCGGCGAGGACTGCTCCCACAAAATAGGAATCCTTGCTCCATCCGGGCCGATAAATGAGGCCGCAGGTTTCCGCAACGTTGCGCCAGGCCTCAAGCCAACTTTTCCCGATCGGATGATCGGAGCAGGCGGATTTCAGCATGGAATCGATCCTTTTCCAGCCTGGACCATGTCAGTACCGTCTCCGCCGGTGTCGCCAGATCAGATAGCCGATCGATGCGGCCACCAGCAGGGGTAACAGAGGATCGAATGGTGATGAGGGATTCAATGCACATCCGCCGCCATCATCACCGCCGGTGCCCGAAGGAGTTGGTGCAGGCGGTGGGGGCGGCGGTGGCGGGATCGTGTTGAACGTCGCCGTCACAGTCGCGTCGGTGGAGACCGTGCAGGTCCCGGTGCCTGAACAGCCTCCTCCTGTCCATCCGGCGAAGGTCGAGCCGGAAGCCGCTGTGGCGGTGAGGACGACCGAGGTCCCGTTGCCGAACACAGCTTCGCAGGTCGAACCGCAATCAATCCCGTCCGGAGCGGAAACCACGGTGCCCGCTCCGCTGCCACTCTTCGCGACCGTGAGGTTGAAGATGCCGAACTTGGTACCGGCCCACCAGGTGCCCCACCGCCCATTCCCATCGACCGTGCCGGATCCAACCGGTTGCTCGGCATATTCCTGGATGGTCCAGAACGTACGATCATCGTCAGGATCGACCGTTGTCGCGCTATAGTCGCCCCAACGGTTCCTCCCTGCTCCGAACGTTTTATAGTAGGGCCCCAACCCTTCCTTGAGGAGTTCGACCGGCTGCATCGAGCCTGGCGGGTCTCCCGTTTCTCTGGCGGTGTAAGCGGCCCCGGCATACATCGCGGGAGACGATTCGCTGAAGCCGATCATGACATGGTTGTCCTTGTTGACCCCGATCGACGGATAGAAGAAGGACATGACGTTGTCGCCGATCCGCCCCTCCTGCACCGGTGCCCCTGCCTCTGTGAGCGAGGCTTCGGCAGGGTCGATCTCATACCACGCGATCTCTACCCGCTGAAAATCAGCACTGCCGAGGTGCTGAACGGTCCACAGACGGCCGTTCCGGAAGACCGCATTCTGGAGTCCCTGTCCATGGACTTCTAAGTTCGGAACCCCTCCCAACTGACGCGCCGAGGGGGCAAATAGCTGCTGATTCACGGCAATGAAGCCCAGATCTTCATACATCGGGTCCGGCGCGAACCGGACGCGGCCAATGCGGAGCGCATTTGGTCCCGGCCCACCGGCAATCAACCATTTCCCGGAGACTACGTACTCAAACTCAGAATTCCCAAACACGTGGGCCGGTTGGGATGACCCGCCTAGCAGTGATGTCCTGAACTCCGTAAATTGCATAATCGAAGAATTTTGCAGCAGCGGCTGCTTGGGAATGACCCAGAGTTTCCTGTTTGAGCCGCCACCGATCATATTGGCCGTCACATAGTAGTTCCGGGCGTCGAGTCCTAGTCCAGGATAGTCCGCCCATTCGCTGAACTGGGTGTCGTTGAAGCGGTCGGCATCGATGGCATAGAGAAACCAGTCACCGGTCGGATCGGAGGTGGCGGACACACCGATCAGTATCCAGGACCAGGGCGGCTCGCGTCCGCCGATGGAGATCGCCACGAATCGTTCCGCATATTGATCGTAGAGCACCTTGGGATCGAAGACATCATTGGCCGGTTCCTGGATCCCCGTGCCGAGCGAGGACCAGAAGGTCCTGAGGGTCACTTGGGTCAGCAAGGTCCCGGTCGCTTTTTCAAAAAAGCCGACTCCATTGTTCAGGATTTCCATGAGATGATCGCGACCGACGGCCCCCTGGGTGTCGGGAGGGATCCATCCCGTATCAATGAGGCCTGGGAAACTTCTGTTGAGCGGGGGAGCCGCGGGGGCCTGCAATCTGGCAGAACGTTCACTTGGTTGAGATGGTTGGATCAACAGATTGCTGTCGCGATCGGGGCCTCCCGGCTTTTTTTTTACGTCAGGGAAGGGTTTGTTTGGGGCTTCTTCATGGTGGGGAGCCGCTCGCTGGATCTGACGGGGAGGCGCCGACGCCCGCTCCCGCTTCTCCATTTCCTGAAGCCGATCGGTCGCATGGGGAGCCGCCACCGACTTGGTGACGCCCTTGACCTGCTGTTCTTCGGCCGCCATTGCGACATGTGGCCCGATGAGCACGACCGGCAAGAGAGCGAGGAGAAGCACGAGTCGCCGATACACCCAATCCCTCTGGGAATGGGATTCATTCCAGTTCCGCATCGAGAATCCCTCCTTGGCGGAGTCTCACAGGATGGACGGACAGGTCCTCCAGGCTTGCGCTGTACCGGGGACGGAGGCACGCGGGCGCATCCTAGTATGACGTGGTGAAGATTGCAAGAAGTGGAACGGGATAAATGGTAGGACGAAATACGTGTATTTTTAAGCGATAGGGAATGGACGTATTTCGCGTCTCTTAACCCACATTATTCATGACGGTTCGTGAATAATGTGGGTTAGGGCTGGGGAACGGGGGTTTCTGTCGGCTCCACTCCCTCCAGAGGGACATCGGCCGGCGGGGCGGTCTTCGGCATCAGTTGTTCGAGGATCTGACGCTGCGTGCCGGTCGGTTCGTCGATTCGGTTGAGCCGCTGAACGAGATTCGCCTCCTGCGCCTTGCGCTTGTTGAGTTCGATCATGTCGGCTTCATCGCGAACCAAATGAGGAGTCAAAAAGACGAGCAGGTTCAGTTTCTCCGACTGCTTGCTCTGAAAGCGGAACAGCCACCCGAGCCAAGGGATATCGCCCAGGAACGGGATCTTTCGTTCATTCATCGTCACGTTGTCGCGGACCAGCCCGCCGACCACGATTGTTTGCCCGTCCTTCGCCACGGTCGTGGTCTCCATGGCCCGTTTGGTGGTGGTCGGGCCCACCGGGACGGAGGCCGTGCCTGTTCCGATCGTCTGCGCTACGCTTTCCGCGATCGCCGTGATCTCCTGCTTGACCTCAATGCGGATGAGGCCGTCGTCCAAGACTTGCGGCGTCATTTCCAAGGTCACGCCCACGTCCTTGCGCTCGATGGTCACCAACGTGCCCCCGGTGATGCCTTGCGCCTGGCCGGTCGGAAAAGGCCGGTTCTCGCCGACCACGATCTTGGCCTTCTGGTTGTCGGAGGCCAACACTTGCGGCGTGGAGAGGATATTTGTGTCGGTCATCGTCATCAGAAGTTGCAGAAAGACTCGAACATTGAGGGTGTCCAGAATCGTCAACGTATTGCCCGAGGTGGCGCCGCTCAAAATCTGTGCGATCGTCGCGATATCTTCGGGCGTGCGGTTCAGGCCGAACAGCCCTTGAACCGATCCGGACTTGCCCGCACCGACAGCCTGCACAGGATCTGTGCCGATCTGACGAAGCCGGTCCACGCCGATTTCAAGGATCACGGCTTCCACGAACACCTGGTTGCGTTTCGTATCCAGCCCGCGGATCACGCTTTCCAGCATCGTATAGGCGTTCTTGGTCGAACTGATTACGATCGAATTGGTGGCCTTGTCGGCAAACACCTGCACCGGCGCTTCGAACTCGGTGAGCGGTCGGATCGGCGGCCGCCCGCCCGGTTGGGTGCTGACCGGTTGAGCCGCTGCCCGCGCGACCAAGTTCGTGAGGAGGGCCGCCACATCGGTCGCGTTGGCATGTCTGAGCTTATAGACGAACACCGCGCGCTCCGGAGGCGCCTCGGCGGTTTGTACGATCTCCACCACATTTCCTTTCGGAATGGCCGTCAGACGATTCACCTCCAAAGCGGCGAGGAACATATGGTAGGCCTGATCCACCGTGACCTTCGTCGGCGAAAAGATCGTAATCTTGCCGCTGTTTTTCTTGGCGGTTTCATCGACGACGATGTTCTTGCCGGTCAGCTCGCTGATGAAACGAATGACGACGGGCAAGTCCACTTCGTTGAAATCGAGCGTGACGCGCCCCCCCTGCCCATTGGGTTTCGGCGCCGTCACCTGCGCCCATGACGGATTCAAGGTCTGCATCAAACCGATAAGCAGGACCGAGATAACAACCAGCCGACCGTGTCGCTTCCAGAGATTGAACATCGGTTGGTGAAGATGGGGATACGGGGTCACGACGCTTACCCTCGGATATCGTAGGTCAAGGTGGTGCGCTGGCTGTTCCGAAGCACGTCTACCGCGACAGTC
The DNA window shown above is from Nitrospira tepida and carries:
- the mrtJ gene encoding JDVT-CTERM system glutamic-type intramembrane protease MrtJ, which produces MLKSACSDHPIGKSWLEAWRNVAETCGLIYRPGWSKDSYFVGAVLAAIGYWIVLSVAGAVSPQRGTGSDSLVVLSIVLWQPLCEEVFFRGVLQGILLEETGRRLLFGPLTLANVVASVAFASAHLPTHPLLWVGGIFVVSLAFGFLRERLGSLYPLALLHMYYNGGYLLLTGWMQT
- a CDS encoding JDVT-CTERM domain-containing protein, giving the protein MRNWNESHSQRDWVYRRLVLLLALLPVVLIGPHVAMAAEEQQVKGVTKSVAAPHATDRLQEMEKRERASAPPRQIQRAAPHHEEAPNKPFPDVKKKPGGPDRDSNLLIQPSQPSERSARLQAPAAPPLNRSFPGLIDTGWIPPDTQGAVGRDHLMEILNNGVGFFEKATGTLLTQVTLRTFWSSLGTGIQEPANDVFDPKVLYDQYAERFVAISIGGREPPWSWILIGVSATSDPTGDWFLYAIDADRFNDTQFSEWADYPGLGLDARNYYVTANMIGGGSNRKLWVIPKQPLLQNSSIMQFTEFRTSLLGGSSQPAHVFGNSEFEYVVSGKWLIAGGPGPNALRIGRVRFAPDPMYEDLGFIAVNQQLFAPSARQLGGVPNLEVHGQGLQNAVFRNGRLWTVQHLGSADFQRVEIAWYEIDPAEASLTEAGAPVQEGRIGDNVMSFFYPSIGVNKDNHVMIGFSESSPAMYAGAAYTARETGDPPGSMQPVELLKEGLGPYYKTFGAGRNRWGDYSATTVDPDDDRTFWTIQEYAEQPVGSGTVDGNGRWGTWWAGTKFGIFNLTVAKSGSGAGTVVSAPDGIDCGSTCEAVFGNGTSVVLTATAASGSTFAGWTGGGCSGTGTCTVSTDATVTATFNTIPPPPPPPPAPTPSGTGGDDGGGCALNPSSPFDPLLPLLVAASIGYLIWRHRRRRY
- a CDS encoding type II secretion system protein GspD, with the translated sequence MTPYPHLHQPMFNLWKRHGRLVVISVLLIGLMQTLNPSWAQVTAPKPNGQGGRVTLDFNEVDLPVVIRFISELTGKNIVVDETAKKNSGKITIFSPTKVTVDQAYHMFLAALEVNRLTAIPKGNVVEIVQTAEAPPERAVFVYKLRHANATDVAALLTNLVARAAAQPVSTQPGGRPPIRPLTEFEAPVQVFADKATNSIVISSTKNAYTMLESVIRGLDTKRNQVFVEAVILEIGVDRLRQIGTDPVQAVGAGKSGSVQGLFGLNRTPEDIATIAQILSGATSGNTLTILDTLNVRVFLQLLMTMTDTNILSTPQVLASDNQKAKIVVGENRPFPTGQAQGITGGTLVTIERKDVGVTLEMTPQVLDDGLIRIEVKQEITAIAESVAQTIGTGTASVPVGPTTTKRAMETTTVAKDGQTIVVGGLVRDNVTMNERKIPFLGDIPWLGWLFRFQSKQSEKLNLLVFLTPHLVRDEADMIELNKRKAQEANLVQRLNRIDEPTGTQRQILEQLMPKTAPPADVPLEGVEPTETPVPQP